A single window of Crassostrea angulata isolate pt1a10 chromosome 8, ASM2561291v2, whole genome shotgun sequence DNA harbors:
- the LOC128161509 gene encoding EGF domain-specific O-linked N-acetylglucosamine transferase-like codes for MGRFWNRVYWILLVCPITCGWEDLNLPKSHLSFYLRNHPEVAQRCQQDESCPYKRFLDEKRCWGYEDFCDSTSRLNSTSCPEPSMGWTKDKESQLDLFWKSVDFGYVLERRRELKTICSPKTQEDSLLECVRYTRFCHGKNLFFDFTKPGMFAGQDRFKENMFDENLRFSQDSFNNGVIGGHCDLDLESLRAEGEHKSALQSWYAEVEHFTSLPFRPIQDGHCDVIIDKPVYFMKLDAGVNMYHHFCDFINLYTSNHLNNSFSTDVYIVMWDTSTMGYSDMFSETWKAFTDYPIIRLHEYDKKRVCVRDTVFSLLPRMRYGMYYNQPLVYGCHGSSLFEAFNQHLAHRLKLTQHGPLENKIRITLLSRKTKYRNILNEDELVKAMKTVGEFEVQVVTYNRDMPFKEQIETSYNSDIFIGMHGAGLTHLLFQPDWAVVIELYNCEDKACYHDLARSRGIHYMTWEKQSKVHQQDEGHHPTLGAHAKFTNYEFDVGEFMRLILKAAEYVKSHPKFIQGRQSKTLNRVGGQSKPHQGADSKDEL; via the exons ATGGGACGGTTCTGGAACAGAGTCTATTGGATCCTCTTGGTGTGCCCCATCACCTGTGGATGGGAGGACTTGAACTTGCCCAAGAGTCATTTGTCCTTCTATCTACGTAACCACCCAGAGGTCGCGCAAAGATGTCAACAGGATGAGAGCTGTCCCTATAAG AGGTTTTTAGACGAGAAAAGATGTTGGGGATACGAGGATTTCTGTGACTCGACCAGCCGTCTCAATTCCACTTCCTGTCCAGAGCCGAGTATGGGATG GACCAAGGATAAAGAGTCCCAGCTGGATCTGTTCTGGAAATCGGTGGACTTTGGTTACGTCCTGGAAAGAAGACGAGAGCTGAAGACAATCTGCTCACCTAAAACTCAG GAGGATTCCCTGTTGGAGTGTGTCCGTTACACCAGGTTCTGTCATGGAAAAAACCTGTTCTTTGACTTCACCAAGCCAGGAATGTTTGCTGGACAGGATAG attcaaagagAATATGTTTGATGAAAACCTCAGGTTTTCCCAGGACTCTTTCAATAATGGGGTCATAGGAGGTCACTGTGACCTAGATCTAGAGAGCTTGAGGGCAGAGGGGGAACATAAAAGTGCCTTGCAATCTTG GTACGCAGAGGTGGAACATTTTACTTCATTACCTTTCCGCCCAATTCAAGACGGccattgtgatgtcataataGACAAACCTGTATACTTTATGAAGCTGGATGCAG GAGTAAACATGTACCACCATTTTTGTGACTTCATCAACTTGTACACCTCCAATCACCTGAACAATTCTTTCTCCACCGATGTTTACATTGTGATGTGGGACACA AGCACCATGGGATACAGTGATATGTTCAGTGAGACGTGGAAAGCATTTACAGATTATCCTATAATCCGGTTACATGAGTACGACAAAAAACGG GTTTGTGTTCGTGATACTGTGTTTTCACTGCTGCCAAGAATGAGATATGGCATGTATTACAACCAGCCATTA gTTTATGGTTGCCATGGTAGCAGCTTGTTTGAAGCCTTTAATCAGCATTTAGCACACCGACTCAAACTTACTCAGCATGGGCCTCTA gAGAACAAAATTAGAATCACTTTGCTGTCAAGAAAAACAAAGTACAGGAACATTTTGAATGAAGACGAG CTAGTGAAAGCcatgaaaactgtaggagaatTTGAAGTTCAAGTTGTTACCTATAACAG ggaCATGCCATTTAAAGAACAAATTGAG accTCTTACAACAGTGATATATTCATCGGTATGCATGGAGCTGGGCTGACTCATCTTCTCTTCCAACCAGACTGGGCGGTGGTCATTGAACT atataATTGTGAAGATAAAGCCTGCTATCACGACCTTGCAAGGTCACGAGGAATACATTACATGACTTGGGAGAAACAATCCAAAGTTCATCAACAAGACGAG GGCCATCATCCAACTTTAGGGGCACATGCAAAATTCACAAACTACGAGTTTGATGTGGGAGAGTTCATGCGGCTTATTCTGAAGGCTGCCGAATACGTAAAATCTCATCCAAAGTTTATCCAAGGGAGACAATCAAAGACATTGAACAGAGTAGGGGGACAATCAAAACCTCATCAGGGAGCAGACTCTAAAGATGAattatga
- the LOC128161507 gene encoding uncharacterized protein LOC128161507 — MYPRSTAQDVHRCDLCETAIVHSYCDICHVNLCKPCIGDHISDGYLKHAIVPFQERRSTLIYPKCETHPHKTCEFQCEDCNNIFVCSSCTASKQHKGHNFVEVTEVYKTKKEVLKKDIKELENHISPSYEKITLELEQTLANLDVGYEKLTAIMSKQGEQWHREIDIIINKMKTEISEIKVQHREILQKHLNQIKQVQSAIKQSLLAIREIEKSTEVSSTIEYSSRISEFSKLPPKVQVSLPTFIPKSIDREKLYSLFGQITPLSTATEDNISLLNQPNTTVRELLDEPELVTTIHTGHQYLRSVTCLNEGIIWASGTTNEIKCFNSKGSLLQTIETKSGNYPYDIAVDSDGYLLYSVWSTGSVYKVKNEQIEELIRLQEWLPVNLCVTSTGDLLVTMFRVDYTQSKVVRYSGSTEKVKQTIQFDDEGKPLYSGYSDTKYITENRNHDICVADCAAGAVVVANQDGKLRWRYTDHPSVTKKKTFKPRGIATDSQSHILTADNENHCIHILDQNGQFLRYIDNCDLKYPFGLCVDNNDNLFVCEYYKGNVKKTKYLK, encoded by the coding sequence ATGTATCCCCGTTCTACTGCCCAAGATGTGCAccgatgtgacctttgtgagaccgcCATAGTCCACAGctactgtgacatttgtcatgtcaacctCTGCAAGCCCTGCATTGGAGATCACATCTCAGATGGATATCTTAAACATGCAATTGTGCCTTTCCAGGAACGAAGatcaacccttatttatccaAAATGTGAAACACATCCACATAAAACTTGCGAATTTCAATGCGAGGATTGCAACAATATATTTGTTTGTTCTTCTTGCACTGCATCCAAACAGCACAAAGGGCATAACTTTGTAGAAGTTACAGAAGTTTACAAGACAAAGAAGGAAGTTCTCAAAAAAGACATTAAAGAGTTAGAAAATCATATTTCTCCTTCTTATGAAAAAATTACTCTGGAATTGGAACAAACGCTTGCCAACCTGGATGTAGGATATGAGAAACTTACAGCAATAATGTCCAAACAAGGAGAgcaatggcacagagaaattGACATCatcataaacaaaatgaaaactgaaatcagCGAGATAAAAGTGCAACACAGAGAAATTTTACAGAAACATTTGAATCAAATTAAACAGGTACAATCTGCCATAAAACAATCATTATTGGCCATACGAGAAATCGAGAAATCCACAGAGGTATCTTCTACCATTGAATACAGTTCTAGAATTAGTGAGTTTAGCAAGCTTCCACCCAAGGTTCAGGTATCACTACCAACATTCATTCCAAAATCAATAGACCGTGAGAAGCTGTATAGTTTGTTTGGACAGATTACCCCATTATCTACAGCCACAGAAGACAATATCTCGTTACTAAACCAACCAAACACTACAGTCAGAGAACTACTGGATGAACCTGAGCTTGTTACCACAATACATACTGGGCATCAATATCTACGCAGTGTTACCTGTCTGAATGAAGGCATAATATGGGCGAGTGGAACGACTAATGAAATCAAATGCTTCAACAGTAAAGGTTCACTCCTCCAAACAATCGAGACAAAATCAGGTAATTATCCTTATGATATAGCCGTAGACAGTGATGGGTATCTACTGTACTCTGTTTGGTCAACAGGGTCAGTGTATAAAGTAAAGAATGAACAGATAGAAGAGTTGATCAGATTACAGGAATGGCTGCCTGTCAATCTGTGTGTCACCTCTACTGGTGATCTCCTGGTTACCATGTTCCGTGTTGATTACACTCAATCCAAAGTTGTCCGTTACTCGGGATCTACAGAGAAAGTCAAACAAACCATTCAATTTGATGATGAAGGTAAACCTCTGTACTCAGGATATAGCGATACAAAATACATCACTgagaacagaaaccatgacatctgtgtagctgactGTGCGGCTGGTGCAGTAGTTGTGGCTAATCAGGATGGGAAACTCAGATGGAGATATACTGATCATCCTTCAGTTaccaagaaaaaaacatttaaacctAGGGGTATTGCAACAGACAGTCAGAGTCATATCCTTACAGCAGACAATGAAAACCACTGTATCCACATTCTGgatcagaatggacagtttctccgttacattgataactgtgatctGAAGTATCCCtttggtttatgtgtggacaataATGACAATTTGTTTGTGTGTGAGTATTACAAAGGGAATGTAAAGAAAACCAAATACTTAAAATAG